A part of Solibacillus sp. FSL H8-0538 genomic DNA contains:
- a CDS encoding TRAP transporter permease has translation MVDKKDQELLEDNYEELSLEAQQELLEKYDLESNQRKPDGILNYVIYIGLLAFTLFQVYTAIFGQFPAQIQRTVHLGFGLTFVFLLFPARRVLSKKKIPFYDYILAILAIGVGSYWVINYNRLVQSLGQLESLDFYIGLAAIILVLEAARRAVGLPITIIAGLFLLYAFYGPYMPDFMAHRGQSVEGIVNLMFFSTDGILGTPLAVSSTFIFAFLLFGSFLVKTGVGEYFNDLAISVAGKLIGGPAKVAIFSSALQGTISGSSVANVVTSGAYTIPLMKRLGYNKDFAGAVEASSSTGGQLMPPIMGAAAFLMVEFIGRGVTYWDIAKAAAIPAVLYFAGIWIMTHFEAKRLGLRGLTDEEMPNRKEIFKKIYLLIPIALIIFIMMVGVPVIHSALYGIIACIIVGIINPDVRFGFKEIVDSMVDGARTALAVAAATACAGIIVGVVVKTGLGLSLANSLVKLAGGSILLTLFFVMIASLILGMGAPTTANYVITSTIAAPAIITLLAPDVAQSAVPIVVLLSAHFFVFYFGIIADITPPVALAAFAASGISGGDPIRTGIHSAKLAIAAFIIPYMIVFSPALLMIDVTVLEIIWVVFTAMMGMIAIGAGIIGFWYRSLHWAERIVLVIAGVAMIYPESFSDIIGLTVFAVMWVLQYMSKDKPAGSKPAIS, from the coding sequence ATGGTGGATAAAAAGGACCAGGAATTACTGGAAGACAATTACGAAGAGCTTTCATTGGAAGCGCAGCAGGAATTACTAGAAAAATATGATTTAGAGTCCAATCAACGTAAGCCAGATGGAATTTTAAATTATGTCATTTACATTGGACTGTTGGCCTTTACACTATTTCAAGTATATACAGCTATTTTTGGACAGTTTCCAGCACAAATTCAGCGTACGGTCCATTTAGGCTTTGGGTTAACGTTTGTGTTTCTATTATTCCCTGCTCGACGTGTATTATCGAAAAAGAAGATTCCATTTTACGATTATATTTTAGCAATTTTAGCGATTGGTGTAGGAAGTTATTGGGTTATTAATTATAATCGCCTCGTACAAAGCTTAGGCCAATTAGAGAGTCTGGATTTTTATATTGGGCTAGCAGCAATTATTCTTGTTCTTGAGGCAGCAAGACGTGCGGTAGGACTACCGATTACGATTATTGCCGGACTATTTTTACTGTACGCCTTTTACGGTCCTTACATGCCAGACTTTATGGCACATCGAGGTCAAAGTGTTGAAGGTATTGTGAATTTAATGTTCTTCTCGACGGACGGGATTTTAGGAACACCATTAGCGGTTTCGTCAACGTTTATTTTCGCCTTCCTCTTGTTTGGTTCCTTCCTTGTGAAAACAGGGGTAGGGGAGTATTTTAATGATTTAGCAATTTCCGTTGCGGGGAAATTAATTGGAGGACCTGCGAAGGTAGCGATTTTCTCGTCTGCTTTGCAAGGAACAATTTCAGGGAGCTCCGTAGCAAACGTAGTAACTTCAGGTGCGTATACAATACCGCTCATGAAGCGACTTGGCTATAATAAAGATTTTGCAGGTGCAGTTGAGGCTTCTTCTTCAACAGGGGGTCAGTTAATGCCGCCAATCATGGGTGCCGCAGCGTTCTTAATGGTGGAGTTCATTGGCCGCGGCGTTACGTACTGGGATATTGCGAAAGCGGCAGCAATTCCGGCAGTATTATATTTTGCTGGGATTTGGATTATGACTCATTTCGAGGCAAAACGCCTTGGTCTGCGTGGTTTAACGGATGAGGAAATGCCAAATCGTAAAGAAATTTTCAAGAAAATCTATTTATTAATTCCAATTGCGTTAATTATTTTCATTATGATGGTAGGTGTGCCGGTTATTCACTCTGCACTATACGGCATTATCGCTTGTATTATTGTTGGGATTATTAATCCGGACGTACGCTTCGGCTTCAAAGAAATTGTTGATTCGATGGTAGACGGGGCACGTACAGCCCTTGCAGTAGCAGCGGCAACAGCGTGTGCAGGGATTATTGTTGGTGTTGTTGTGAAAACAGGCTTAGGTTTATCATTAGCAAATAGTCTCGTGAAACTTGCAGGTGGTAGCATTCTATTAACATTATTCTTTGTAATGATTGCATCCCTTATTTTAGGAATGGGTGCACCAACGACGGCAAACTATGTTATTACGTCAACAATTGCAGCACCAGCGATTATTACATTACTTGCACCAGATGTAGCGCAAAGTGCAGTACCAATAGTTGTCTTATTATCAGCACACTTCTTCGTGTTCTATTTCGGGATTATCGCGGATATAACACCGCCAGTTGCGCTCGCCGCCTTTGCAGCTTCTGGTATTTCAGGAGGGGACCCGATTCGAACGGGTATACATTCTGCAAAGCTCGCAATTGCGGCCTTTATCATCCCGTATATGATTGTGTTCTCTCCGGCCTTACTCATGATTGATGTAACTGTGCTTGAAATTATTTGGGTGGTGTTCACGGCGATGATGGGAATGATCGCAATTGGTGCAGGAATTATTGGCTTCTGGTACCGCTCACTACACTGGGCAGAGCGCATTGTATTAGTTATTGCGGGTGTAGCAATGATTTATCCGGAGTCGTTCTCAGATATTATAGGGCTAACTGTATTTGCAGTAATGTGGGTACTACAGTACATGTCAAAAGATAAACCTGCTGGATCAAAGCCAGCTATTTCATAA